Proteins encoded within one genomic window of Kibdelosporangium phytohabitans:
- a CDS encoding NAD(P)H-quinone dehydrogenase has translation MTRIVIMGGGVGGYEAALVAAQHGADVTIVERDGLGGACVLYDCVPSKTFIASAGARSAFRNADELGIRTNGSEAEVEVPVVHGRVRGLALAQSADIRARLQREGVRLIAGVARFVDDRPGMAEHRIGVTPHSGEPEVLAADVTLIATGATPRVLPGAVPDGERILDWRQLYDLNELPEHLVVVGSGVTGAEFASAYTEMGVKVSVVSSRDRVLPHEDADAAAVLEDAFAERGTTLYKHARAEKVERVTDGVVVHLQDGRKIEASHALMTVGSVPNTADIGLEKLGIEPGPGGFISVDRVSRTGVPGVYAAGDCTGVLMLASVAGMQGRIAMWHALGEGVAPIRLKTVAANVFTHPEIATVGISQQAIDSGEVPARTIMLPLATNARAKMEGLRRGFVKLFCRPATGVVIGGVVVAPTASELILPIAIAVQNQLTVEHLALTFSVYPSLSGSITEAGRRLMRHDDLD, from the coding sequence TTGACCCGGATCGTGATCATGGGTGGCGGTGTCGGCGGGTACGAGGCCGCGCTGGTTGCGGCGCAGCATGGCGCTGACGTCACGATTGTCGAACGTGATGGGCTTGGTGGTGCGTGCGTCCTTTACGACTGTGTGCCGTCGAAGACCTTCATCGCTTCCGCTGGTGCGCGTTCGGCGTTCCGCAACGCTGATGAGCTGGGGATCCGGACCAACGGGTCGGAAGCCGAGGTCGAGGTTCCGGTTGTGCACGGGCGGGTTCGTGGGCTTGCGCTCGCGCAGTCGGCGGACATCCGGGCGCGGTTGCAGCGGGAGGGTGTGCGGCTGATCGCGGGGGTTGCCCGCTTCGTCGACGACCGGCCCGGCATGGCTGAGCACCGGATCGGGGTGACGCCGCACAGCGGCGAGCCCGAGGTGCTCGCGGCGGATGTCACCCTGATCGCGACGGGTGCCACGCCGAGGGTGCTGCCCGGTGCTGTTCCGGACGGCGAGCGCATTCTCGACTGGCGGCAGCTGTACGACCTCAACGAACTGCCGGAACACCTGGTCGTGGTCGGTTCCGGGGTCACCGGTGCGGAGTTCGCCTCGGCTTACACCGAGATGGGTGTGAAGGTCAGCGTGGTCTCCAGCCGGGACCGTGTGCTGCCGCACGAGGACGCGGACGCGGCGGCTGTGCTTGAGGACGCCTTCGCTGAGCGTGGCACGACTTTGTACAAGCACGCGCGGGCCGAGAAGGTCGAGCGTGTCACCGACGGTGTCGTTGTGCATCTGCAGGATGGCCGCAAGATCGAGGCCAGCCATGCGCTGATGACGGTCGGCTCCGTCCCCAACACCGCCGACATCGGACTGGAGAAGCTGGGGATCGAGCCGGGGCCTGGTGGGTTCATCTCGGTCGACCGCGTGTCGCGGACGGGTGTGCCGGGTGTGTACGCCGCTGGCGACTGCACTGGTGTGCTGATGCTCGCGTCGGTCGCGGGTATGCAGGGGCGGATCGCGATGTGGCACGCGCTCGGTGAGGGCGTCGCGCCGATCAGGCTCAAGACCGTCGCGGCGAACGTGTTCACGCACCCCGAGATCGCCACGGTCGGCATCAGCCAGCAGGCGATCGACTCCGGCGAGGTGCCCGCCCGCACGATCATGCTGCCGCTGGCCACCAACGCGCGGGCCAAAATGGAGGGTCTGCGCCGCGGTTTCGTGAAGCTCTTCTGCCGTCCGGCCACCGGTGTGGTGATCGGTGGTGTCGTGGTCGCGCCGACGGCGAGCGAGCTGATCCTGCCGATCGCGATCGCGGTGCAGAACCAGCTCACGGTCGAGCACCTGGCGTTGACGTTCTCGGTTTATCCCTCGCTGTCCGGTTCGATCACCGAGGCGGGCAGGCGGCTGATGCGGCACGACGACCTGGACTGA
- a CDS encoding gamma-glutamylcyclotransferase family protein, which produces MPLYAAYGSNMDPSQMLERAPYSPMAGTGWLVGWRLTFGGEDLSWEGALATVVEDSESQVFCVLYDVSPRDESRLDRWEGALGLYKKIRLRVQTLEGSVVAWLYVLDAYEGGLPSARYLGVVADAAEAAGAPADYVADLRIRPCQGIGP; this is translated from the coding sequence GTGCCGCTCTATGCCGCGTACGGGTCCAACATGGATCCCAGCCAGATGCTCGAGCGAGCGCCCTACTCGCCGATGGCGGGTACCGGGTGGCTCGTCGGCTGGCGTTTGACCTTCGGGGGCGAGGACCTCAGCTGGGAGGGCGCGCTCGCCACCGTGGTCGAGGACTCCGAGTCGCAGGTGTTCTGCGTGCTCTACGACGTCAGTCCCCGTGACGAGTCCCGGCTTGATCGCTGGGAAGGTGCGCTGGGTCTGTACAAGAAGATCCGGCTCCGTGTGCAGACGCTGGAGGGTTCGGTCGTCGCCTGGCTCTACGTTCTCGACGCGTACGAGGGTGGTCTTCCCTCCGCGAGGTACCTGGGGGTCGTGGCTGACGCGGCGGAGGCAGCGGGGGCACCGGCCGACTACGTCGCCGACCTGCGGATCAGGCCCTGTCAGGGCATCGGTCCCTGA